The Hymenobacter sp. DG25A nucleotide sequence CCACCAGAATGGTGTTGTAGGGCCGCAGGGCCTCGCGCATCTGCACCAACTCATCCAGAGTAGGCGTGGCGGGCAGCCAGAAGTGGCGCACCGGCGCGTAGGTGGCCGCCATGCGCTGAAAATCGGTGGTGTCTTTGGTGCCGATGGTGAGCGTAGCCAGCCGCAGGGTATCGAGGCGGGGCAGGGGCAGCAGGTTTTTTTGGTTGCGCAGCAAGGTTACGCTCAGCTCCGAGAGGTGGCGGCTGAGGTACTGGGCATGGGGCCCGTTGAGGTCCCGGGAAAGGTTTTTTAGGTTGATGGGCTGGTACTTGTCCAGACCGGCCCACTGCTTTAGGGCCAGTACTTTGCGGCAGCGGCGGTCAATTTCTTCCTGGGTCAGCTCGCCGCGGTTGATGGCCGCGCGCACCATTTGCAGGGCCAGCGGAATGTTTTTGCTGAATTCCAGAATATCATTGCCGGCCAGCAGGGCGCGCACATCCGCCTCGCCGGGCGGGTACTTGCTGATGACGCCCTTCATGTTCATGGCATCCGTAAAGATCATGCCTTCAAAGCCCAGCTTGCGCTGCACCAGGTCCGTTACAATGGGGCGGGAAAGGGTGGAAGGCGTACCGGTGCTGTCGAGGGCCGGAATGTTTAGGTGGGCAATCATGAGGCCGCCCAGGCCGCGCTGCATCAGGCTCCGGAAAGGGTAGAGCTCCAAGGTATCGAGGCGGCGCCGGTCTACGCGCACCAGCGGCAGGGCCAGGTGGGAGTCGGTATCGGTGTCGCCGTGGCCGGGGAAGTGCTTGGCTACGGCCAGCACGCCGGCATCCTGCATGCCCTTCATGTACAGGTAGCTTTTCTCCGTTACGCTCTGGCGGTCTTCGCCCCAGCTGCGGAAGCCAATAACCGGGTTGGCCGCGTTGTTATTGACATCAACTACCGGCGCAAAATTGACGTGCATGCCCAGCCGCTTAAACTGCGCGGCCACTTCCTCGCCCATATCATAGAACAGCTGATTGTCGCGGATGCCGCCCATACTCATCTGGAAGGGGAAGCGCACCACGCTGTCCAGGCGCATGCCCACGCCCCACTCCGCATCCATGGCAACCAGCAGGGGTACCCGGCTCTGGCTCTGAAAACGATTCAGCAGCCGGCTCTGGCGCACGGGCCCGCCCTGGAAGAATATCAGTCCCCCAATACCGTATTGCTGAATCAGCGTCGACACGGAGTCTTCATCAATGCGCTTGCGGTTGGAGTAGGCGGCCACCATAAACAGCTGGGCCACGCGCTGGTCGGGCGTGAGCGTCTGCATCACCGAATCAACCCAGCGGGAGCTGCTTAGTTGGGCGGCAAACGGTATCGGCAGCTTAGCTGGCTGGCTCACTACGGCTACTGCCTTAGGCTTGGGCGCCGGCGCCACCGGTTTCAGGCGGGCTGCTACTTTGGCCGCGGGGCGGCTGCGCACGGGTGCCCGACGGGCTACCGTGCGGGTAGTTTTCTGGCGGGGTGATGATTTCTTCCGGCGCTGCGCCGACAGATCAGTCGGGCTCAGGAGCAGCAGCGCCAGCAATAGAAACGAGAGGTAGCGGAACAACGACAAGCGGCTTGGGCGTAGGTTGAATTGCGAAGTTAGGGGAATGTGCTGCTTTTACCGGGCGGGTCTTTCGGCGGCGGCCACCAGGGGCAACCAGGGTCCGGCTACTTTATTTCGATGTTCTCCGTGTAAAATACCTTGCCTTCATCCCCCTTCAGGGCCGCCGACACCAGCAGCTTCCGGCGTTTCTGGCGGAAGCGGAACAGGGCATAGTGCTTCTGATTGACCAGCGGCCCCACGCGGTACTGGTTGGGCTCGCCTAAATTATGGGTGGCCGGGTGGGTCAGACCGCTGGAAGTAACCTCATAAATTGGCTGCTCCAGGCCCGGCAGTGTCATTTTGGAAATCTCCCCAATGTGCCGGTCGCCGCTGATGAGCAGTGCGCCTTTGGTTTTGGTGGAAACCAGCAGATCCAGCAGGCGCTGGCGGGACTTGGGGAAGTTGGCCCACTTCTCGTACTTGTGCTCCTGAGGCAGGAACTGAATGCCGGAGGCAATGATGTGGGCATCGGCATCGGAGCTGGTGAGTTGTTGCTCCAGCCACTTCCACTGCGCCTCGCCCAGAATGTCGCCGGTCTGGTTGGGGTGGTAAACCAGGTTGGCGTCGCGGTACAGGGTGTCCTGAAAGTAGCGGTCATCCAGCAGAATCACTTTCACCTTTTTGCGGCCCACATTGTAGGTGTAGGCGGCATAAATGCCTTCCTGCTGGCGGCGCGGGCTGTTGGCGGGCTCCTGCAGAAAGTCCAGCGTTACCTGCTGGCTCTGCTTTTTGAAGGGGTAGTTCTTGTCGCCGTCGTTGCGGCCGTAGTCGTGGTCGTCCCAGGTGCCGATGACGGCCGTGCCCTGCTCGCGCAGGTGGCGGTAGCCTTCCTGGTTAAACTGGGCATCGTATTTCTGGCGCATCACCTGCATGTCGTCGGTGTCGCCGTAGATATTGTCGCCCAGCCAGATCCAGACCTGCGGCTTGTCCTCGGCAATATCGTCCCAGAGCGGCTGGGGTAAATCGTGGCGGTTGCAGGAGCCAAAGGCAATGCGCAGCTCTTTTTTATGCTGGGCCAGCGCTGGCGTATGGGCTCCTATATATAAAGAGGTTAGGGCCGCAAGAAGGAGGGAAGGTTTCATTGGAAAAGGGAAATGGCCGGTAGTAATCAGGCTACAAAGGAAGAGCAAAGATTATCTTTCTGGGGATGATAGTTGGTTTGACCACTATCCGGTTCGTTTTTTGTGCAAGGCACACATGCTGACGGGCAGTGTCAGCGTTTACGGTTTCTCTATCTTCTCACTTCAATTCCGGCTGTTTTGATTTATCGGTCTTCGTTCTTTTCCCGCCATTCTTTTTCCGGGGCTATCCGGCCCTTCGCTAAATCCCTAGGGTTATTGCTGGCTCTGTTGCTGCTGGCGCAGCTAACCCAGGCGCAGGTAATGCTGCGCGGCACCGTTATCGATAAAGATACCCGGGAGCCGCTGCCGTTTGTGAGCATTGGCGTGAGCGGCACCACACTAGGCACGGCCAGTAACGAAAACGGTGAATTCTCCATCAACGTGCCCTCTTTGCCGCGTACGCTCATTTTCTCGGAGCTCAGCCACCAGCGCGACACCGTGCGGGTAACGTCCGGGGCACAGCCGCTGGCGGTTTCGCTGGCCTCGGCTTCCATTACGCTGCCGGAGGTGAAAGTAGGTAGCTATGCATTTCAGTTGGTAGACCGGGCCTACTGCCGCCTGCAGAACGACTACGCCCAGAAATTCTACGGCAAAGCCTTCTACCGCCAGATTACGCGCATTGGCGGCGAGCCTACGGAGCTGCAGGAAGTTATCTGGAACGTGAAGTCGAATAACTCCCGCATTGAGGGCACGGCCATTGCCCAGGGCCGCTACGCCGGCAAGCAGGCCCTCACCAGCTTCAGCAACTTCTCCCTCTATACCCGCTCATTCGGCTTGTTTGATCCGCGCGCCGATAGCACAAAGTCTCTGGCGCTGCTCAGCCCCAATACCTTCAAAAACTACCTGCTCGAAATAAAAGGCATTGTAGCCGGCCCCGATTCTACCAAAGGCGGAGTAGCCGAAATTACCTTTGAAACCCGCCCCGAGCTGGAGAAATACGAATCGAAGGGCACTATCTGGGTCGATACGGATACCTACCAGGTGCTGCGCTACCAGATGACGACGCCCAACTTTACGGCTACCTCCAGCAACCCCAACCAGAAATTCCGCAACCCTCAGCTGCAGATTGAAATGGCTTTTCAGGATGCTGCCGGAGCCACCGGCCCCATGACGCTATCCTATATGAAGACCAGCCTGCGCGCGGAGCTCACCAGCGCCGGCAAGGCCGCTACCCCCATTAATGTGCAGTCGTTTACCTTCTTCTACGACACCACGCCCACGCCAACAGCTATTAAATACGCGCGGGTAAGCACCAAAGACCGCGACCTGGATGCTATCCGCAGCATTAAATACGACCCGGAGTTCTGGGCCAACAACCCTGTAGTGAAGCGTACTCCGGTGGAGGACGAAGTAATTGCCGCGTTCGAACGGAAAGGCGCTTTCGGCACTATGGTCAAGAAATAACGGATAACCCATTCTGTAAAAAAGCCCGCTGGTTATACCAGCGGGCTTTTTTTATGGCTTTTGGAGTAGTAGCTGTGCTATCTGGCAAGGGCTGTTGTGTGGGGAGAGAAAGCAGGAGCCGGAAATACTTTCTTAAAAGGCGGACAATGCCAGGGGCTCCTCCTTCCTCACCTTGGGTAAAGCTTCACCAACAGCATACTGAGAAGTCTGATGGCGAACCTACGTAGTTTTGTGTAATATCGTTATAGGTATAAATTATATAATAATATGACAAATAAACTTGCTCTGTGTAACGATAAGATTTATATTATATAAAAATTCAATTAAAAAATTGAACCTTAAAGTTGGAATGTGATGAAAGCAATTCTACTCTCTCTTTTAGTATTCATTGTTGCGCTTTTTGGCGCCTCCACCAATGGATACGCGCAGATCTACTACTACAGTACGACTGCCGCCGCCTTACTACCAGGCGACACGCTACAATGGGATAACCCCAGTTCCTGGGTTATATCCAGCAACCCTTCGGGGCTTACCGTGCCGGCCGTTCCCACCTCCGGCCTGAATAATGTGGTGGTGATAGATCATAAAATTAAGCTGACGCATGACTACCAGGCGGCCGGGGCAAACGGCAAAATCTCCATTGGGAGTCTGGGCGCGCTACTGGCTAAAAGCTACACCATAAAATTTGTGGAACAGAGTAAAAAAGCCATTCAGCGGCTTTCTGTAGCCAGTGGCGGCAAGATAACGGCTGCCTCCCTGGAGTTCTATAAGTCGGATGCTTCCATCCGATCAGCCACTACGCTTAGCTGCAACCTGCTGCTAAGTAATCAATCCACCTTCGCCATTTCCTCCAATGTAGTAGTGAAAGGCGACCTGATTGTGTATAACGGCAACACCGACACCACCACGCCGGATATTGATGAAGGGCTGAGCGGGGCCAGCTTAACAATTGAGGGCGACGTTCTGAGCATCAGTAATGGCCCTCTACCGGGCCTGTTCTCCGATGCGGTGGTGGTATGTGTGAGAAAAGGCGGGGGCTGCGGACGGAATAATCTGGATAGTAACCTGCATGTAAACCCCAACGTGGATATTCCCAACAACGGCTGTCCGCCGCCTTCCCTGCCCGTGGAGCTGAATAGCTTTACAGCCCATTATGTTGGGGGCAAAGTGCAGCTAAGCTGGACCACGGCGCTGGAGCGGGCCTCGGCCAGTTTTACGGTAGAGCGCTCCACCGATGCCCATGTGTTCAAACCCATTGTGAACATTCCCGCCGCCGGGCAGTCCAGCACCCTGCAGCATTACACCGCCACCGATGCGGAGCCGGTTAGCGGTACCAACTACTACCGGTTGCGCCAGAACGATGTGGACGGTATGCATGCCTTTTCGCCGGTTGCGGTAGTACAGGCCACCGCCATCAAGGCCGAATTGCTTGCCTATGGGCAGGCGGGCAGCGCCGCTCAGTTGGTGGTGGAAGTGCACACCCCGGGAGAATGCCGGCTGCTACGTGTGCTTGATAACCTGGGGCGCGTGGTCTACAGTGAGGCAATTCCGGCGGCTACCAGGGGAAATCTGCAGCGCCAGATTCCGTTGGGGCAGCGCACCATGGGTATTTATACCGTGCAGGCTATAACCTCCACTGGGTTGCTAACCCAACGCCTTCTGTTGCAGGAGTAGATGCTCAGGTGAGGCTAACAGCACAAAGAGCCCCGGCAGGTGTATCTGCCGGGGCTCTTTGTGCTGGGTAACACGGGAAGAAACAGAGTCAAAGACAAAAAAATCGGAACATTTCGGATAAATTTTTTGTCTCATTTATAGAATTACTTGTAAAATAAATACAGTTTTTGTATAGGGTTACAAGTAAAACAAGCAGATTTAACCGGTTTAAATTCACTTTCCGTTAATTAGAATATTTATATATATAAGACGAGTTTAATAAATTTTTAACTCATAATTCTTGATCTAAAGATAAGTGCTGTCGTATAAATATCAAGCTTTTAAGCTAAAAAGTTTGACCTTAAAGACGACAATAATGAAAACCAGTATACTTTCTTTTGTCCTGTTTTCTCTCTTGATCTTCGGGCTCAGCACAGGGCTGGTAGCACAAACCATTTATACCACCACCGCCACCGGCGGCGCGTGGAGCAGCGCCTCCACCTGGACGGTAACCGGCACCCCCAATGCAAGTCCGGTGCCCACCAACCAAATCGTAAACGGGCAGGATGTCAGCAACAACATCATCATTGTCAATGCCCCCGTTCAGCTGGATCGGAATTATACGGTAGCCGGCAATAATGGGATGCTGATGATTGGCACTAATGGCTCTGTTACGGAGTCAGCCACTACCCCGGGCCGTACGTTGAGCTTCGGCCAGCAGGCCGGCCCCGACAAGCAGCGCTTACTGGCCAATGGCAGCGTGGAGGTTACCTCCCTGACCTTTCTGAAGGCCGATGCCCTGATTAATGCGCCCCTTACCGCTACCTGCAGCATCACCATTGCCAACCAGTCTACCCTTACTGTTGCCTCAGAGGTGAATATTGAAGGCGACCTGATTGTTATGCAGGGAAACCCCAGCTTGGTAGGTACGGGCGAACTGGCCATAGATGGCTGTGTACGCACCCAAAGCCGGGGCAAGTTGAATGGCTTATTTGGTCCTAATCTGCGGGTATGTATACAGGAGCAGGCCACGGCCTGCACTTCCACCACCGACCCCGGCCTGGAGTGCAACCCCAATGCTCTGGAGGCTATTGCCATCAATGGCTGTGCCCCACTGCCAGTGGAGCTTATCAGCTTCACGGCAAAGTACCTGAATGAGCGGGTAGAGCTGAGCTGGGCTACGGCTATGGAACGGGCTTCCGCCAGCTTCACGGTAGAACGCTCCCAGGATGGCCGCCAGTTTGAAGCCATTTCGGTAGTGCCGGCCGCGGGCCAGTCCTCCTCCACGCTTTCGTATTCGGCCGTAGACAAAACGCCCCGCGCTGGCACCAGCTACTACCGCCTAAAATCCACCGATACCGACGGCACCTTCACCTACTCCAATGTGGCGGTGGTGCAAACCGGGAAGGGCACCCAGACCCTGGCCGTGTACGGCAACCTGTCGTCGTTGAATGTGGATTTGCGCAGCCCTGGTACCTGCCGCGCCATTCGGGTGCTGGATAGCATGGGCCGGGTAGTGTACACCGAGCAACTGTCAGCCGAAACCGCCGGCACTTTCTCCCGCACTATTCCCCTGCGTACTGCCGTGGCCGGCGTATACATTGTGCAGGCCATGACCTCTACCGGTATGATGAGCCAGAAAATACTGCTGAACTAGGCAGGCAATAATGTTGAAAATGAGTGCGGCCGTGCCGGCGAAGCTTGTCTTCGCCGGCACGGCTGTTTTTGTGGAATAGGCGCCCTGCATTTATGGCCCATGGTGCTGCCTTTCGCCACAAAATCTGCTAGCTTTCGTTTCCTTTCACCCAATCAACTCTCCCTAAATGAAACACGTAACCTTAGCGGCTTTGCTGGCTGGTACCCTGCTGGGTAGCTGTAGCCAGCAGACGCAACCACAGGAGGCCGGCGCTACGGCCGGCACGGCTACCGAAATGCAAGATATGGCCACGCTTTTCGACAAGTACTGGGAAGAAAACAGCCGGCTTTTCCCCTTGGAGGCCACTGCCCAAGGCGACAACCGCTACAACGACCAACTGCCCAACGATGGCACCCAAGAATTTCGGGAGAAGCTGCGCTCCACCTACCAGTCGTACCTGGACCAGCTGGCGAAATATGACCGGGAGAAGCTCTCGGAGAATGATAAAATCAGCTACGATATCTTTAAGTACGACCTGGAAACCAAGCTGCAGGGCCTGCAGCTGAACACCTGGATGATGCCCTTCCAGCAGTTCTGGGGTCTGCCGCTCACCATGGGTCAATACGGCTCCGGCGAAGGCAACCAGCCCTTCAAAACCGCCAAGGACTACGATAACTGGCTGGGCCGCGTGCGGGGCTTCTCCGTATGGGCGGATACCGCCATCAGCAACTTCCGCCAGGGCATGAAAACCGGCGTGGTGCTGCCCAAAGCCCTGGTGGTAAAAATGATTCCGCAGATGACGGCCATGGTGGTGACGGACCCCACCAAGAGCCTGTTCTACGGCCCCATTAATAAGATGCCCAAGGACATAGCAGAGGCGGATAAAAAGCGCATCACTGAGGCCTACAAGCAAGCCATTCTCACGGAACTGGTACCCGCCTACAAAAAACTGGGCGACTTCCTCAAAACGGAATACCTGCCCAAGGCCCGCACCAGCACCGGTATTTCGGCCATTCCGCAGGGCGCCGAAGACTACCGCTACTATGTAAAATACTGGACCACCACCGATAAAACCCCCGAAGAAATCTACCAGACCGGCCTGAGCGAGGTAAAGCGCATTCGCACGGAAATGGAGAAGGTGAAGACGCAGGTAGGGTTTAAGGGTGATTTGCAGGCCTTCTTCCAGAACCTGAAGTCGGATAAAAAGCTGATGCCCTACAAAAAGCCGGAAGATGTGCTCAATGCCTTCCGCGCCATTCAGGCCAAGATTGACCCCAACCTGAAAAAGATGTTTGGACGCACACCCAAAACGCCGTTCGAAATCCGGCAGACGGAGGCCTTCCGCGCCGCCTCGGCCTCAGCAGAATACAACGCGGGCAGCCCCGACGGCTCCCG carries:
- a CDS encoding glycoside hydrolase family 3 N-terminal domain-containing protein translates to MSLFRYLSFLLLALLLLSPTDLSAQRRKKSSPRQKTTRTVARRAPVRSRPAAKVAARLKPVAPAPKPKAVAVVSQPAKLPIPFAAQLSSSRWVDSVMQTLTPDQRVAQLFMVAAYSNRKRIDEDSVSTLIQQYGIGGLIFFQGGPVRQSRLLNRFQSQSRVPLLVAMDAEWGVGMRLDSVVRFPFQMSMGGIRDNQLFYDMGEEVAAQFKRLGMHVNFAPVVDVNNNAANPVIGFRSWGEDRQSVTEKSYLYMKGMQDAGVLAVAKHFPGHGDTDTDSHLALPLVRVDRRRLDTLELYPFRSLMQRGLGGLMIAHLNIPALDSTGTPSTLSRPIVTDLVQRKLGFEGMIFTDAMNMKGVISKYPPGEADVRALLAGNDILEFSKNIPLALQMVRAAINRGELTQEEIDRRCRKVLALKQWAGLDKYQPINLKNLSRDLNGPHAQYLSRHLSELSVTLLRNQKNLLPLPRLDTLRLATLTIGTKDTTDFQRMAATYAPVRHFWLPATPTLDELVQMREALRPYNTILVALSNLGRQPATSFGVTPETNVLLRELGAAKQRMIVSVFGSAYAVAKVRDLDRAEAVIVAYQESRNAQETAAELIFGGINATGHLPVTVSDKYGYGAGLPTQGGARLHFGAPEDVDMDPRLEARVDSVMAQALAAHATPGAQVIIARRGTVVLRKSYGTQTYAEAGKTARPVQDTDIYDLASLTKVTAALPALMKLQDEGKFSPDKTLGDYFPELRKTNKTNLKLRDVLTHQARLQAWIPFWKSYVRKNGKLKWWYVRRDSSALFPLQIAHHEWARRDLPRRIMKAIGKSPLNAKPGYVYSDLSFYLYPILVERLSGKPLDVYLRENFYQPLGATSLGFNPTRRFPLSRLVPTEYDSLFRRQLLHGTVDDEGAALLGGLSGHAGLFGSATDLAKLVQLYANGGRYGGQQLIKEATLAEYTRCQFCPQNRRALGFDKPSTPPAGNTAHDASPSSFGHSGFTGTYFWVDPQYELTYIFLSNRVNPTRRNSKLSDLNVRTQIQQLAIEAIRKPRHLEVESTVPEEN
- a CDS encoding alkaline phosphatase D family protein gives rise to the protein MKPSLLLAALTSLYIGAHTPALAQHKKELRIAFGSCNRHDLPQPLWDDIAEDKPQVWIWLGDNIYGDTDDMQVMRQKYDAQFNQEGYRHLREQGTAVIGTWDDHDYGRNDGDKNYPFKKQSQQVTLDFLQEPANSPRRQQEGIYAAYTYNVGRKKVKVILLDDRYFQDTLYRDANLVYHPNQTGDILGEAQWKWLEQQLTSSDADAHIIASGIQFLPQEHKYEKWANFPKSRQRLLDLLVSTKTKGALLISGDRHIGEISKMTLPGLEQPIYEVTSSGLTHPATHNLGEPNQYRVGPLVNQKHYALFRFRQKRRKLLVSAALKGDEGKVFYTENIEIK
- a CDS encoding carboxypeptidase-like regulatory domain-containing protein → MLALLLLAQLTQAQVMLRGTVIDKDTREPLPFVSIGVSGTTLGTASNENGEFSINVPSLPRTLIFSELSHQRDTVRVTSGAQPLAVSLASASITLPEVKVGSYAFQLVDRAYCRLQNDYAQKFYGKAFYRQITRIGGEPTELQEVIWNVKSNNSRIEGTAIAQGRYAGKQALTSFSNFSLYTRSFGLFDPRADSTKSLALLSPNTFKNYLLEIKGIVAGPDSTKGGVAEITFETRPELEKYESKGTIWVDTDTYQVLRYQMTTPNFTATSSNPNQKFRNPQLQIEMAFQDAAGATGPMTLSYMKTSLRAELTSAGKAATPINVQSFTFFYDTTPTPTAIKYARVSTKDRDLDAIRSIKYDPEFWANNPVVKRTPVEDEVIAAFERKGAFGTMVKK
- a CDS encoding T9SS type A sorting domain-containing protein — encoded protein: MIFGLSTGLVAQTIYTTTATGGAWSSASTWTVTGTPNASPVPTNQIVNGQDVSNNIIIVNAPVQLDRNYTVAGNNGMLMIGTNGSVTESATTPGRTLSFGQQAGPDKQRLLANGSVEVTSLTFLKADALINAPLTATCSITIANQSTLTVASEVNIEGDLIVMQGNPSLVGTGELAIDGCVRTQSRGKLNGLFGPNLRVCIQEQATACTSTTDPGLECNPNALEAIAINGCAPLPVELISFTAKYLNERVELSWATAMERASASFTVERSQDGRQFEAISVVPAAGQSSSTLSYSAVDKTPRAGTSYYRLKSTDTDGTFTYSNVAVVQTGKGTQTLAVYGNLSSLNVDLRSPGTCRAIRVLDSMGRVVYTEQLSAETAGTFSRTIPLRTAVAGVYIVQAMTSTGMMSQKILLN
- a CDS encoding DUF885 domain-containing protein; translated protein: MKHVTLAALLAGTLLGSCSQQTQPQEAGATAGTATEMQDMATLFDKYWEENSRLFPLEATAQGDNRYNDQLPNDGTQEFREKLRSTYQSYLDQLAKYDREKLSENDKISYDIFKYDLETKLQGLQLNTWMMPFQQFWGLPLTMGQYGSGEGNQPFKTAKDYDNWLGRVRGFSVWADTAISNFRQGMKTGVVLPKALVVKMIPQMTAMVVTDPTKSLFYGPINKMPKDIAEADKKRITEAYKQAILTELVPAYKKLGDFLKTEYLPKARTSTGISAIPQGAEDYRYYVKYWTTTDKTPEEIYQTGLSEVKRIRTEMEKVKTQVGFKGDLQAFFQNLKSDKKLMPYKKPEDVLNAFRAIQAKIDPNLKKMFGRTPKTPFEIRQTEAFRAASASAEYNAGSPDGSRPGVFYIPILDATTFNVTSGMESLFLHEAIPGHHYQTSLQQENTALPKFRRFAWYGAMGEGWALYTESLGKELGLYTDPYQYMGALGDEIHRAIRLVVDVGMHTKNMTREQAIKYMMENEAISEDGATAEIERYMAIPGQALSYKVGALKIRELRTKYEQQLGPKFKLSDFHDELLKDGVMPLAVLERKMDAWAATQK